From one Rhizobium rosettiformans genomic stretch:
- the paoA gene encoding aldehyde dehydrogenase iron-sulfur subunit PaoA, whose product MNETSKVRLTVNRTFREIDVDNRTTLLDFLRENLQLTGTKKGCDHGQCGACTVIVDGRRVNSCLTLAVMNEGAEVTTIEGLGAPGDLHPMQAAFVKHDGFQCGYCTPGQICSSVAMLEEIAADIPSHVTDDLINKARPTAEEIRERMSGNICRCGAYPNIVDAITEVAETRS is encoded by the coding sequence ATGAATGAGACTAGCAAGGTTCGCCTGACGGTGAACCGGACATTCCGCGAGATCGACGTCGACAACCGAACCACATTGCTCGACTTCTTGCGAGAAAACCTGCAGCTCACGGGCACGAAAAAGGGCTGCGATCATGGCCAGTGCGGCGCCTGCACCGTCATCGTCGACGGACGTCGGGTCAATTCGTGCCTGACACTCGCCGTCATGAACGAGGGCGCTGAAGTCACCACGATCGAGGGGCTGGGCGCACCCGGTGATCTGCACCCGATGCAGGCCGCTTTCGTCAAGCATGACGGTTTCCAGTGTGGCTACTGCACGCCCGGCCAGATCTGTTCCTCCGTCGCGATGCTCGAAGAGATCGCGGCCGACATCCCCAGCCACGTGACCGACGATCTGATAAACAAGGCGCGGCCAACTGCCGAAGAGATCCGCGAGCGGATGAGCGGAAACATCTGTCGCTGCGGTGCCTATCCCAACATCGTCGATGCCATTACCGAGGTCGCGGAAACACGCTCATGA
- a CDS encoding IucA/IucC family C-terminal-domain containing protein, with the protein MPDQAASLLVSTHLTPLVDALARGSGLSRKVFWGNAAHYLEWIVRQLSGKNPDFNLPARLTDAIRYVEENRLRVRRRKV; encoded by the coding sequence ATGCCGGACCAGGCAGCCTCCCTACTGGTCTCCACGCACCTGACTCCGCTCGTTGATGCCTTGGCAAGGGGGAGCGGCCTGTCGAGAAAAGTCTTCTGGGGCAACGCAGCGCATTACCTCGAGTGGATTGTCCGGCAACTTTCCGGGAAAAACCCAGACTTCAATCTACCTGCCCGGCTGACGGATGCCATTCGCTATGTCGAGGAGAATAGACTGCGCGTGCGTCGCCGGAAAGTCTGA
- a CDS encoding FAD binding domain-containing protein — protein MKAFTYERAASAEAAAQIAASNPHAKFIAGGTNLLDLMKLQIETPTHLIDVNGLELNKIEPTAEGGLRVGALVRNTDLAAHEIVRRDYPLLARALLSGASGQLRNRATTGGNLLQRTRCPYFYDTNQPCNKRQPGSGCSAIGGFSRQHAVLGVSDACIATHPSDMAVAMRALDAVVETVKADGSRRAIPLADFHRLPEDTPHIETVLEQSEIITAVCLPPPISGTQIYRKVRDRASYAFALVSVAVVIQPDGSGRVALGGVAHKPWRSEDAEVQLPSGARATAAVLLADARPTDQNRFKLALVERLLSAVIAQAKDQSS, from the coding sequence ATGAAAGCCTTCACCTATGAACGCGCGGCCTCGGCCGAAGCGGCAGCGCAAATTGCCGCGTCAAATCCGCATGCAAAGTTTATTGCAGGCGGTACCAATCTTCTTGATCTGATGAAGCTCCAAATCGAGACGCCGACCCATCTGATCGATGTCAACGGGCTCGAGCTCAACAAGATCGAACCGACGGCCGAAGGAGGCCTGCGGGTTGGCGCCCTGGTGCGCAATACCGATCTGGCCGCCCATGAGATTGTCCGTCGAGACTATCCGCTGCTGGCACGAGCGCTGCTTTCCGGAGCGTCCGGACAATTGCGCAACCGGGCCACGACCGGCGGAAACCTGCTGCAGCGGACCCGCTGTCCCTACTTCTACGACACCAATCAACCCTGCAACAAGCGGCAGCCGGGGAGCGGATGTTCGGCCATCGGCGGTTTCAGTCGGCAGCATGCGGTCCTCGGGGTGAGTGACGCCTGCATCGCGACCCATCCCAGCGACATGGCCGTTGCGATGCGCGCGCTCGATGCCGTCGTCGAGACAGTGAAGGCCGATGGCAGCCGTCGCGCCATTCCGCTCGCCGATTTCCACCGTCTGCCGGAAGACACGCCGCATATCGAAACGGTCCTTGAACAAAGCGAGATCATCACGGCAGTCTGTCTGCCGCCGCCGATCAGCGGCACCCAGATCTATCGCAAGGTTCGCGACCGTGCATCCTATGCCTTCGCGCTCGTCTCTGTCGCTGTCGTTATCCAGCCGGACGGATCCGGGCGGGTCGCTCTCGGGGGCGTCGCACACAAGCCGTGGCGGAGCGAGGACGCGGAGGTGCAATTGCCCAGCGGTGCTCGAGCAACGGCGGCAGTCTTGCTCGCTGATGCCCGACCGACGGATCAGAACCGTTTCAAGCTCGCTCTCGTGGAGCGCTTGCTGAGCGCCGTCATCGCGCAAGCCAAGGATCAAAGCTCATGA
- a CDS encoding ABC transporter substrate-binding protein, translated as MKRLFRSAFAAAALSAAMIAAQPASAQTPPNVLVVGQIAEPKSLDPHTVTATNDFRILVNVYDGLVRFKDGTLEIEPALAESWDISEDGKTYTFKLRQGVKFHDGSDFTAEAVKFNFDRMLKEDHPFYNTGPFPLSFNFASVEAVNVIDGQTVEFKLSEAFAPFLSNLAYPTGLIVSPAAVEQHGADYGRNPSGTGPFKFAEWLSNQRVVVERNPDYWGEAPALEAVVFRPVTDANTRVAEMLSGGIDVMVEVPPDNLTTFQQDAAFSVAEQAGPHVWFGILNTKSGPFADKRVRQAANYAVNKETLVNDVLQGTATVAAGPIPPAFNWVESSVEPYAHDPEKAKALLAEAGVEAPELTFYVTEGGSGMLDPVTMGAAIQADLQAVGFKVKIETYEWNTFLGRVNQGLDGQADMAEMAWMTNDPDTVPYLTLRSDAMPDKGGFNSGYYSNPEVDDLLEKARTSTDQAERGKLYGQVQEIVHDDAPWLFVANWKQNAVTTAAVQGFKLQPSFLLNLHGVTKQ; from the coding sequence ATGAAGAGGCTGTTCCGGAGCGCATTTGCCGCTGCCGCCTTGAGTGCCGCCATGATTGCCGCCCAGCCGGCGAGCGCGCAGACCCCGCCCAATGTCCTCGTCGTCGGGCAGATCGCCGAGCCGAAGTCTCTCGATCCGCATACTGTCACCGCCACCAATGATTTCCGCATTCTGGTGAACGTCTATGATGGTCTGGTGCGCTTCAAGGACGGGACGCTGGAGATCGAGCCGGCGCTCGCGGAGAGCTGGGACATCTCGGAGGATGGCAAGACCTATACGTTCAAGCTGCGTCAGGGCGTGAAGTTTCACGACGGTTCCGACTTCACCGCCGAGGCCGTCAAGTTCAACTTCGACCGAATGCTGAAAGAGGACCACCCATTCTACAATACCGGTCCATTTCCCCTGTCGTTCAACTTCGCCTCTGTCGAGGCCGTCAACGTGATCGACGGCCAGACGGTAGAGTTCAAGCTGAGCGAGGCGTTTGCCCCCTTCTTGTCCAATCTCGCCTATCCCACAGGGCTGATCGTTTCTCCGGCTGCCGTGGAGCAGCATGGCGCAGACTACGGCCGGAACCCCTCGGGCACCGGACCATTCAAGTTTGCCGAATGGCTGTCGAACCAGCGTGTGGTCGTCGAGCGCAATCCGGACTACTGGGGTGAGGCTCCGGCCCTCGAAGCCGTCGTCTTTCGACCCGTGACGGATGCAAATACGCGTGTTGCCGAAATGCTTTCCGGAGGCATCGACGTGATGGTCGAGGTGCCGCCGGACAATCTCACGACCTTCCAGCAGGATGCCGCGTTCTCCGTCGCCGAGCAGGCGGGGCCGCATGTCTGGTTCGGCATCCTGAACACCAAGAGCGGTCCGTTCGCCGACAAGCGTGTTCGTCAGGCCGCCAACTACGCCGTCAACAAGGAAACGCTGGTCAACGATGTGCTTCAGGGCACGGCAACCGTGGCCGCTGGTCCGATTCCGCCTGCCTTCAACTGGGTGGAAAGCTCGGTCGAGCCTTATGCCCATGATCCAGAGAAGGCCAAGGCCTTGCTCGCCGAGGCGGGTGTCGAGGCGCCGGAACTGACATTCTACGTCACTGAAGGCGGTTCGGGCATGCTCGATCCGGTGACGATGGGCGCAGCCATCCAGGCCGATCTGCAGGCTGTCGGCTTCAAAGTGAAGATCGAGACCTATGAGTGGAATACCTTCCTCGGTCGCGTCAACCAGGGTCTCGACGGTCAGGCTGATATGGCCGAAATGGCCTGGATGACGAATGATCCCGACACTGTGCCCTATCTCACGCTGCGCAGCGATGCGATGCCGGACAAGGGTGGCTTCAACTCTGGCTACTATTCGAACCCCGAGGTCGACGACTTGCTGGAGAAGGCACGCACCTCGACGGATCAGGCCGAACGCGGCAAGCTTTACGGCCAGGTCCAGGAGATCGTGCATGACGATGCCCCCTGGCTGTTTGTCGCCAACTGGAAGCAGAACGCGGTCACGACTGCCGCTGTCCAGGGCTTCAAGCTGCAGCCCTCGTTCCTTCTCAACCTGCACGGTGTGACGAAGCAGTAA
- a CDS encoding iron chelate uptake ABC transporter family permease subunit, which produces MTVTVLQAEARTPNSSPRHRPHCALLIAIVVMGAIAVFSLTEHLFIDNLPTAELASGRWPLVLAAASAGAMLALAGTIMQSVTANPLASPEGLRVSAGAAPRRSRTSLLSLSAILTAAATLVVGPLSFVGLIAPHIAAMTTPPKPLDRALCAAAAGGALMTAANWHGRSIHFP; this is translated from the coding sequence ATGACCGTGACGGTGCTGCAGGCTGAAGCCCGAACGCCCAACTCCAGCCCGCGCCACCGCCCGCACTGCGCCCTGCTCATCGCGATCGTCGTGATGGGCGCAATCGCCGTCTTTTCTCTGACCGAGCATCTGTTCATCGACAACCTCCCAACGGCGGAGCTGGCTTCGGGTCGATGGCCGCTGGTCCTTGCGGCAGCCTCGGCCGGGGCCATGCTGGCTCTGGCCGGCACGATCATGCAGTCGGTCACGGCCAATCCGCTCGCGAGCCCCGAAGGCCTTAGGGTGAGCGCGGGCGCCGCTCCACGACGGTCCCGGACCTCGCTGCTGTCGTTGTCTGCCATCCTCACAGCTGCCGCTACCTTGGTCGTCGGCCCTTTGAGCTTTGTCGGACTGATCGCGCCCCATATCGCGGCGATGACCACGCCTCCAAAGCCGCTGGACCGGGCATTGTGTGCGGCCGCCGCCGGGGGGGCCTTGATGACCGCGGCTAACTGGCACGGTCGCAGCATTCACTTCCCCTAA
- a CDS encoding glycerate kinase type-2 family protein, with translation MIERPEVFLRQLLDRAVEVADPMRSLKDCLPEKPKGRVIVVGAGKASARMAEAVEAVWGPCEGLVITRYGYGRPCHGIEIVEAAHPVPDEAGLKATARLLALVESAGEGDFVLALISGGASALLVQPVPGVSLAEKQAVNQALLASGAPIDRMNTVRKHLSRVKGGQLAAAAWPAQVLALMISDVPGDDPAFIGSGPTVGDPSSTDDALAVVDQWKVALPGRVREALERGSGVVRPDDPRLARVQNVIYAAPRQSLEAAAALAREVDCDVRVLGDALEGEARDVAEAQAREALAVQHSLRAGDAPVLLLSGGELTVTRRGDGIGGPNAEFCLALALALDGAGGIHALACDTDGVDGAAEVAGAVIGPELLKKAAELRCDPEVALQRNDAHSFFAALDAQVVTGPTLTNVNDFRAILVQPRPTA, from the coding sequence ATGATCGAACGACCGGAAGTCTTCCTGCGGCAGCTGCTCGACCGTGCTGTCGAGGTGGCGGATCCGATGCGGTCGCTCAAGGATTGTCTGCCTGAAAAGCCGAAGGGGCGGGTGATCGTTGTCGGCGCCGGCAAGGCGAGCGCTCGGATGGCGGAAGCGGTCGAGGCGGTCTGGGGTCCCTGCGAAGGTCTCGTCATCACGCGCTATGGATATGGCCGGCCATGTCATGGCATCGAGATCGTCGAGGCGGCCCATCCGGTTCCAGACGAGGCGGGCCTCAAGGCGACGGCGCGTCTGCTGGCTCTTGTTGAAAGTGCCGGCGAAGGCGATTTCGTTCTGGCGCTGATCTCGGGCGGAGCCTCGGCGCTCTTGGTTCAGCCGGTGCCGGGCGTTTCGCTTGCCGAGAAGCAGGCGGTCAATCAGGCGCTGCTCGCGTCAGGCGCGCCGATCGACCGGATGAACACGGTTCGAAAACATCTCAGCCGAGTAAAAGGTGGACAATTGGCCGCCGCAGCCTGGCCGGCTCAGGTCCTCGCCTTGATGATCTCGGATGTGCCGGGTGACGATCCGGCCTTTATCGGCTCCGGTCCGACGGTTGGCGATCCGTCGAGCACGGATGACGCTCTTGCGGTCGTCGACCAATGGAAGGTCGCGCTGCCGGGCCGGGTCCGTGAGGCATTGGAGCGCGGCTCCGGGGTCGTCAGGCCCGACGATCCGCGCCTTGCCCGGGTGCAGAACGTCATCTACGCCGCACCCCGGCAATCGCTAGAGGCGGCTGCGGCGCTGGCCCGAGAGGTCGATTGCGACGTGCGCGTTCTTGGTGATGCCCTGGAAGGTGAGGCGAGGGATGTCGCCGAGGCCCAGGCAAGGGAGGCGCTGGCTGTGCAGCATTCCCTGCGTGCGGGGGATGCGCCGGTCCTGCTCCTCTCCGGCGGCGAGCTTACGGTTACACGGCGCGGCGATGGCATTGGCGGGCCCAATGCCGAGTTCTGTCTGGCGCTTGCATTGGCTCTGGACGGCGCTGGAGGTATCCACGCGCTCGCTTGCGATACGGATGGTGTCGATGGTGCAGCCGAAGTCGCCGGCGCCGTCATCGGTCCCGAACTTTTGAAAAAGGCTGCCGAACTGCGTTGCGACCCAGAGGTCGCTCTGCAACGAAATGACGCCCATTCCTTCTTCGCAGCGTTGGACGCACAGGTTGTCACTGGCCCGACCCTGACCAACGTCAACGATTTCCGCGCGATCCTCGTGCAGCCGCGGCCGACCGCATAA
- the paoC gene encoding aldehyde oxidoreductase molybdenum-binding subunit PaoC — MKFDRPETTNPIDNLTVVGRPTRRIDGELKTTGRATYAYEHWDLGFEIAYGYPVAAGIAKGRILSIDSKSARQARGVLAVVTTLDVGEHDKGEHNTAVLFGGDVVQHYHQAIALVVAETFEQARAAASLIDVSYEPEEGAFDLAEAKKTAEKPSEDEKPDTAVGDFDHAYACASVTLDAEYSTPDQSHAAMEPHASMAVWDGDELKIWTSSQMIDWWRTDLATFLGMDKERIRLMSPFIGGGFGGKLFLRADAVLAALGAKAARCAVKVSLPRPVIMNNTTHRPATIQRVRIGADTKGKIEAIAHESWSGNLPEGSLETAVNQTRLLYGGENRMTAMRLASLDLPEGNAMRAPGEAPGLMALEIAMDEMAEKLGIDPVDFRIINDTQVDPENPDRPFSKRDLIGCLRLGAERFGWSDRGQPGTRRDGNWLVGTGVAAAYRDNLLVESGARVRLESNGRITVETDMTDIGTGSYTIIAQTAAEMMGVTLEEVDVRLGDSSFPVSAGSGGQFGANCSTAGVYAACVKLREAVIQKLGFNAQDVRFENGQVRSGSHAIPLADAVGPDGLVGEDTIEWGDLSKTHQQSTFGAHFVEVGVDVVTGECRVRRMLAVCAAGRILNPITARSQVIGAMTMGIGAALSEELIVDTSRGFFVNHDLAGYEVPVHADIPSQEVIFLDETDPMSSPMKAKGVGELGLCGVSAAIANAIYNATGARVRDYPVTLDKLIGHLPADF, encoded by the coding sequence ATGAAGTTCGACAGGCCAGAAACGACCAATCCCATCGACAATCTGACGGTGGTCGGCCGACCCACGCGGCGAATCGACGGCGAGCTCAAGACGACAGGTCGCGCCACCTATGCCTATGAGCACTGGGATCTCGGCTTTGAGATCGCCTATGGCTATCCGGTGGCCGCCGGCATTGCCAAGGGGCGTATCCTCTCCATCGACAGCAAGAGCGCCCGGCAGGCGCGCGGTGTTCTTGCGGTGGTCACCACACTTGACGTCGGGGAGCACGACAAGGGTGAGCACAATACCGCGGTGCTCTTTGGCGGAGATGTCGTGCAGCATTATCATCAGGCAATCGCCCTTGTCGTTGCAGAGACATTCGAACAAGCGCGGGCGGCTGCTTCACTGATCGACGTATCCTACGAGCCCGAGGAAGGGGCTTTCGATCTGGCCGAGGCCAAGAAAACGGCAGAAAAGCCTTCGGAAGATGAGAAGCCCGACACGGCCGTTGGCGACTTCGATCATGCCTATGCTTGCGCGTCTGTGACGCTCGATGCCGAGTACAGCACACCAGACCAGTCGCATGCGGCAATGGAGCCGCATGCCTCGATGGCGGTCTGGGACGGCGATGAACTGAAGATCTGGACCTCGAGCCAGATGATCGACTGGTGGCGAACGGACTTGGCGACCTTCCTTGGCATGGACAAGGAGAGGATCCGACTGATGTCGCCCTTCATCGGCGGTGGCTTCGGCGGAAAGCTGTTTCTCAGGGCCGATGCTGTGCTTGCCGCGCTGGGTGCCAAGGCTGCTCGATGCGCAGTCAAGGTTTCCCTTCCGAGGCCGGTGATCATGAACAACACCACCCACCGACCGGCGACGATCCAGCGTGTCCGGATCGGTGCCGATACAAAGGGCAAGATTGAGGCGATTGCACATGAGAGCTGGTCCGGCAACTTGCCGGAGGGAAGCCTAGAAACGGCGGTCAACCAGACGCGGCTTCTTTATGGCGGCGAAAACCGGATGACCGCCATGCGCCTGGCCTCGCTCGACCTGCCCGAGGGCAATGCGATGCGCGCGCCGGGCGAAGCGCCGGGTCTGATGGCGCTCGAGATTGCCATGGACGAGATGGCCGAAAAGCTCGGCATTGATCCTGTCGACTTCAGGATCATCAACGACACGCAGGTTGATCCGGAGAACCCGGATCGCCCGTTCTCGAAACGCGACCTGATCGGTTGTCTGCGCCTCGGGGCGGAACGCTTTGGGTGGAGCGATCGAGGCCAGCCGGGAACACGACGCGACGGCAACTGGCTTGTCGGAACCGGTGTGGCGGCCGCCTATCGCGACAATTTGCTCGTTGAGTCCGGTGCCCGGGTCCGCCTCGAAAGCAATGGTCGGATTACCGTCGAGACCGACATGACCGATATCGGCACGGGCAGCTACACCATCATCGCGCAGACCGCTGCCGAAATGATGGGGGTGACGCTGGAGGAAGTCGATGTCCGGCTCGGCGATTCCAGCTTTCCGGTATCCGCCGGCTCCGGCGGTCAGTTCGGTGCAAATTGTTCGACTGCCGGTGTGTATGCCGCCTGCGTCAAGCTGCGCGAGGCCGTTATCCAAAAACTCGGTTTCAATGCTCAGGATGTTCGATTCGAAAACGGTCAGGTTCGCTCGGGCAGTCACGCAATCCCTCTGGCGGATGCCGTCGGTCCGGATGGTCTTGTCGGCGAGGACACGATCGAATGGGGTGACCTCTCCAAGACCCATCAGCAATCAACCTTCGGCGCGCACTTCGTCGAGGTGGGTGTGGATGTCGTCACCGGGGAGTGCCGCGTTCGGCGCATGTTGGCCGTGTGTGCGGCCGGCCGCATCCTTAACCCGATCACTGCCCGGAGCCAAGTCATTGGCGCGATGACCATGGGCATTGGGGCTGCGCTTTCGGAAGAGCTTATCGTCGATACGAGCCGAGGCTTTTTCGTCAATCACGATCTCGCCGGTTACGAGGTGCCCGTGCATGCGGACATTCCGAGCCAAGAGGTGATCTTCCTCGACGAAACGGATCCGATGTCTTCACCGATGAAGGCCAAGGGTGTCGGCGAACTGGGCTTGTGCGGTGTATCGGCGGCGATCGCGAACGCCATCTACAACGCCACGGGTGCTCGCGTCCGCGACTATCCGGTTACGCTGGACAAGTTGATCGGACATCTGCCCGCCGATTTTTGA
- a CDS encoding iron chelate uptake ABC transporter family permease subunit has protein sequence MKQRPLLLFMLLISSALALTILGYSSHVPLSRMMAAILDPAPDSLGETYLRYALLPRIFVALFAGAALSLSGVVFQQVLKNPLAEPSTLGLLSGAQLAITLAALAAPGMAVWSIELSAVTGALATLGLVMLLASRGGFSPVTMLLAGMIISFFAGTASVVLALFNHEYLRSVFIWASGSLVQNDFSNAVALALWRPESRCLCF, from the coding sequence ATGAAGCAACGCCCCTTACTTCTGTTCATGCTGCTGATTTCGTCTGCACTTGCGCTGACCATTCTGGGCTACAGCAGCCATGTTCCCCTGTCCCGGATGATGGCGGCGATCCTCGATCCTGCGCCGGACAGCTTAGGCGAGACCTATCTGCGCTACGCCCTTCTTCCCCGCATTTTTGTAGCGCTGTTTGCTGGCGCTGCCCTCTCTCTGTCCGGAGTGGTCTTCCAGCAGGTTCTGAAGAACCCTCTGGCGGAACCGAGCACGCTGGGACTTCTGTCCGGCGCTCAGCTTGCCATCACGCTCGCGGCACTCGCCGCACCGGGCATGGCGGTTTGGTCCATCGAACTATCCGCTGTCACCGGAGCCCTCGCCACGCTTGGGCTTGTCATGCTGCTCGCATCAAGAGGTGGCTTTTCCCCCGTCACCATGCTCCTTGCCGGCATGATTATCAGTTTCTTTGCCGGAACCGCATCGGTCGTCCTTGCGCTCTTCAATCATGAATATCTGCGCTCCGTCTTCATCTGGGCCAGCGGCTCGCTCGTTCAGAACGACTTTTCCAATGCCGTGGCACTGGCGCTTTGGCGGCCTGAATCCCGATGCTTGTGCTTTTGA
- a CDS encoding ATP-binding cassette domain-containing protein, whose protein sequence is MNGQRSTFCLSDVAGRPILAPLTLDIPMDGHVLGLIGHNGSGKSTLLKLLPRQQAPTSGSITLDGRTLDAWDDQALAHKAAYLAQHLPSAVGMTVRELESLGRYPWHGSLGRFGEMDRQKTDEAMALTGVTPLADRLVDTLSGGERQRAWLTMQVAIRNACCSTNRSRPSTSPTRSRCSHCSAICLRREVSVSSSSFTTSTWRPASAITSLFSIPAA, encoded by the coding sequence TTGAACGGACAGAGATCGACCTTCTGTCTTTCCGATGTCGCCGGGCGGCCTATTCTTGCACCGCTGACGCTCGATATCCCGATGGATGGCCATGTTCTCGGGCTGATCGGGCACAACGGCTCCGGCAAGTCGACGCTTCTGAAACTGCTGCCACGTCAGCAAGCGCCAACGAGCGGCAGCATCACCCTGGACGGACGAACGCTCGACGCCTGGGACGACCAAGCGCTGGCACACAAAGCTGCCTATCTGGCGCAGCACCTGCCCTCGGCTGTCGGAATGACCGTCCGCGAACTCGAATCGCTTGGACGATATCCCTGGCACGGGTCCCTCGGTCGGTTCGGCGAGATGGACAGGCAAAAGACCGACGAGGCGATGGCATTGACCGGTGTCACGCCCCTCGCCGACCGCCTCGTCGACACGCTCTCCGGCGGTGAAAGACAACGCGCCTGGCTCACCATGCAGGTGGCGATACGGAATGCCTGCTGCTCGACGAACCGATCTCGGCCCTCGACATCGCCCACCAGATCGAGGTGCTCTCACTGCTCCGCAATCTGTCTCAGGAGAGAGGTCTCGGTATCATCATCGTCCTTCACGACATCAACATGGCGTCCCGCTTCTGCGATAACATCACTGTTCTCCATTCCGGCCGCGTGA
- a CDS encoding ABC transporter permease, translating to MPAYILKRLIAVVPVLFGLSIIVFLVMALIPGDTATAILGAYATPENVERINRDLGLDKPLVQQYLVWIGNVLQGDFGRSYALNRPVLDEVLERFGATLILAGVSLLLCTVIGLLAGVVSAVRQFGWADRAITFFVLAGISMPSFWLGLLLIYLFAVKWRMLPASGMYAVYGGGDLKDLLLHLVLPAVTLSVVAAGVIARLTRGAMLEVLRQDFVRTARAKGLSERRVIYGHAFRSALVSIIPVIGIQSGFVLGGAVYIETVFQWPGVGAMLVKAISSRDILLVQGGVLVVAASYVLFNLVADVLQSMLDPRIRT from the coding sequence ATGCCGGCCTATATTCTCAAACGTCTGATCGCAGTCGTGCCCGTCTTGTTCGGCTTGTCGATCATCGTCTTCCTGGTGATGGCCCTCATTCCCGGGGATACGGCGACAGCCATTCTCGGCGCCTATGCGACGCCAGAAAACGTCGAGCGCATCAATCGCGACCTCGGGCTCGACAAGCCCCTGGTTCAACAATACCTGGTCTGGATCGGCAATGTGCTGCAGGGTGACTTCGGCCGCTCCTATGCCCTGAACCGGCCCGTGCTCGACGAAGTCCTCGAGCGTTTCGGCGCCACCCTCATCCTTGCCGGCGTCTCCCTCCTTCTGTGCACGGTCATCGGCCTTCTCGCCGGTGTTGTCTCGGCTGTCCGGCAGTTCGGATGGGCGGACCGTGCGATCACCTTTTTCGTGCTGGCCGGGATCTCCATGCCCTCCTTCTGGCTGGGACTGCTTCTCATCTATCTCTTCGCGGTCAAGTGGCGCATGCTGCCGGCCTCGGGCATGTATGCCGTCTATGGCGGAGGGGACCTCAAAGACCTTCTGCTCCATCTGGTGCTGCCGGCCGTCACGCTGTCGGTCGTCGCGGCTGGCGTGATCGCACGCCTTACGCGGGGCGCCATGCTCGAAGTGCTGCGACAGGACTTTGTCCGCACGGCCCGTGCCAAGGGACTTTCGGAACGGCGGGTCATCTATGGTCACGCGTTTCGATCGGCACTGGTTAGCATCATTCCGGTGATCGGCATCCAGTCCGGCTTCGTGCTCGGCGGCGCCGTCTATATCGAGACCGTGTTCCAGTGGCCGGGCGTCGGGGCCATGCTGGTCAAGGCCATCTCCAGCCGTGACATCCTGTTGGTCCAAGGTGGAGTGCTCGTCGTTGCCGCGAGCTACGTGCTCTTCAACCTCGTCGCTGATGTTCTCCAATCCATGCTCGATCCGAGGATCCGCACGTGA
- a CDS encoding L,D-transpeptidase yields MRFVDVMPAVRILKSLCAAAGLALLLTACSQTTGVPRQPAAPPVDPALQAMYAEVQDGGQIIPAVDVSKMDPRNIRQVVNYRTSYLPGTIVVDPHARFLYLVMEGDKAMRYGIGVAKAGLEFQGVGDIKRKARWPGWVPTQNMIAREPDRYGPLAQGLPGGIDNPLGARALYLYQNGRDTLYRIHGTNEAWSIGQSVSSGCIRLLNQDIIDLHARVPVGSQMVVLPLEESGRGEF; encoded by the coding sequence ATGAGATTTGTTGACGTGATGCCGGCAGTCCGGATCCTGAAAAGCCTATGCGCGGCAGCGGGCCTCGCACTGCTGCTGACCGCCTGCTCGCAAACGACTGGCGTGCCACGCCAACCGGCTGCGCCGCCGGTCGATCCTGCGCTGCAGGCGATGTATGCCGAAGTGCAGGACGGTGGACAGATCATTCCCGCGGTCGATGTGTCGAAGATGGATCCCCGCAATATCCGCCAGGTCGTCAATTATCGCACATCCTATCTGCCCGGCACGATCGTGGTCGATCCGCATGCTCGCTTCCTCTATCTCGTCATGGAGGGCGACAAGGCGATGCGCTACGGCATTGGTGTCGCCAAGGCCGGTCTCGAATTCCAGGGCGTAGGCGATATCAAGCGCAAGGCCCGCTGGCCGGGTTGGGTGCCGACGCAGAACATGATTGCTCGCGAGCCGGATCGCTACGGTCCGCTCGCACAGGGTCTGCCGGGCGGCATCGACAATCCGCTCGGAGCGCGCGCCCTCTATCTCTACCAGAACGGGCGGGACACGCTCTACCGGATCCATGGGACCAACGAGGCGTGGTCGATCGGTCAATCCGTATCGTCTGGATGCATTCGCCTGCTCAACCAGGACATCATCGATCTCCACGCCCGTGTTCCAGTCGGATCGCAGATGGTGGTCCTGCCTCTCGAAGAATCCGGAAGAGGGGAGTTCTGA